A stretch of the Streptomyces sp. NBC_00078 genome encodes the following:
- a CDS encoding LysR family transcriptional regulator produces the protein MPATGHLDPRLLRAFLTVAEELHFTRAAARLHVAQQALSRDVRRLERELDVDLFVRSTRQVTLTADGERLLPYARRVLEAQDALLAAFGQARPLLVDLNFPDQATARRVLHRARELAPEQELMARYESGLTGAAGELLAGRLDASFGRFAGLDPVLRARLEHQPVRYEPMAVVLPEDHQLASLEAVPLAALKGETVYAGAGNPRTPEWTDLARRLFDGRGIEIAQPVPLAVADEEFQRIMARMRSPILAVVDFPAMPGRVLRPLIDPVPLSPVSLVWRKGLVHPGFGALRRAAVELSVEEQWLRVPSNGWVPAIDAEIIQGHG, from the coding sequence ATGCCCGCGACCGGTCACCTCGATCCGCGCCTGTTGCGCGCCTTCCTCACCGTCGCCGAGGAACTGCACTTCACCCGCGCCGCCGCCAGGCTCCACGTCGCCCAGCAGGCGCTCAGCCGGGATGTGCGGCGGCTGGAGCGGGAACTCGACGTCGACCTGTTCGTGCGGTCGACCCGGCAGGTGACGCTGACGGCCGACGGCGAGCGGCTGCTGCCGTACGCGCGCCGGGTGCTGGAGGCGCAGGACGCGCTGCTCGCCGCCTTCGGGCAGGCCCGGCCGCTGCTGGTCGACCTCAACTTCCCGGACCAGGCCACCGCGCGCCGCGTCCTGCACCGGGCCCGTGAACTCGCCCCCGAGCAGGAGCTGATGGCCCGCTACGAGAGCGGCCTTACGGGCGCTGCCGGTGAGTTGCTCGCGGGGCGGCTGGACGCCTCGTTCGGGCGGTTCGCGGGGCTGGACCCGGTGCTGCGGGCCCGGCTGGAGCACCAGCCCGTGCGATACGAGCCGATGGCGGTCGTGCTGCCCGAGGATCATCAGCTGGCGTCCCTGGAGGCGGTGCCGCTCGCCGCTCTGAAAGGGGAGACGGTGTACGCCGGCGCCGGAAATCCGCGTACGCCGGAATGGACCGATCTCGCACGCCGTTTGTTCGACGGCCGTGGCATCGAAATCGCACAGCCCGTGCCGCTGGCCGTCGCGGACGAGGAGTTCCAAAGGATCATGGCCAGGATGCGGAGCCCCATTCTCGCCGTCGTGGATTTTCCCGCCATGCCTGGCAGGGTGCTGCGTCCCTTGATCGATCCTGTCCCTTTGTCGCCGGTGTCACTTGTGTGGCGGAAGGGTCTGGTGCACCCCGGATTCGGTGCGCTTCGACGGGCTGCGGTCGAACTGTCGGTCGAGGAGCAGTGGCTTCGAGTGCCCTCCAATGGATGGGTTCCAGCCATCGATGCAGAGATCATTCAGGGTCACGGCTGA
- a CDS encoding MFS transporter: MPQPSDRKAPLFTVTADTLVAVDFNPRTGTGPPGPYRRLFAVPGVRAFTAGNLLARLPMGMFSVSAVVMIAGARGSYALAGAVTAAGLAATAAVAPWTARLVDRHGQARIAVPATVIAVLGSLALLLCVHFDAPAWTLFASYAATATTPNTGGMSRARWAHLLEGDEGALHTANSFEQAADELCFMLGPVLAAFLCGTFFPEAGTLAGAVLLLSGMLLFAAQRSTEPPARRQARAGSPFRAPGMRPLLAVCLAMGAVFGSMEVVTIAFADAQGHRSAAGVVLALQAAGSCAAGLLYGALPQSGAASARLPWCVAAMTALLTLPLLAAALSGSLPLLALTLLIAGMATAPTMVTTMTLVQRRSPEGRLNEGMTLAVTGLLGGIACGSAAGGSLVDHLSPTAGFGVPATAAAVALVISLAHGIPADPNSDSRPMH; this comes from the coding sequence ATGCCGCAGCCGTCCGACAGGAAAGCCCCGCTGTTCACGGTCACCGCCGACACCCTCGTCGCCGTCGACTTCAACCCCCGTACCGGGACCGGCCCTCCCGGCCCCTACCGCCGCCTCTTCGCCGTCCCCGGCGTCCGCGCCTTCACCGCCGGCAACCTCCTGGCCCGCCTCCCCATGGGCATGTTCAGTGTGAGCGCGGTCGTGATGATCGCCGGTGCGCGCGGCTCGTACGCCCTGGCGGGCGCCGTCACCGCGGCCGGCCTCGCGGCGACGGCCGCGGTGGCCCCGTGGACCGCGCGGCTCGTCGACCGGCACGGCCAGGCCCGGATCGCCGTACCCGCCACGGTGATCGCGGTCCTCGGCTCCCTCGCCCTTCTGCTGTGCGTGCACTTCGACGCGCCCGCCTGGACTCTGTTCGCCTCGTACGCCGCCACCGCGACGACCCCGAACACCGGCGGCATGTCCCGCGCCCGCTGGGCCCACCTGCTGGAGGGCGACGAGGGCGCGCTGCACACCGCGAACTCCTTCGAACAGGCCGCCGACGAGCTGTGCTTCATGCTGGGCCCGGTGCTCGCCGCCTTCCTGTGCGGGACGTTCTTCCCGGAGGCGGGCACGCTGGCCGGGGCGGTGCTGCTGCTGAGCGGCATGCTGCTGTTCGCCGCGCAGCGCTCGACCGAGCCGCCGGCGCGGCGGCAGGCCCGCGCCGGGTCCCCGTTCCGCGCACCCGGAATGCGCCCACTGCTCGCTGTCTGCCTGGCGATGGGCGCCGTGTTCGGGTCCATGGAGGTCGTCACGATCGCGTTCGCGGACGCGCAGGGACACCGTTCGGCGGCGGGCGTCGTGCTCGCGCTGCAGGCGGCGGGTTCGTGCGCGGCCGGGCTGCTGTACGGGGCACTGCCGCAGTCCGGTGCCGCCTCGGCCCGGCTGCCCTGGTGCGTCGCGGCGATGACCGCCCTGCTGACCCTCCCCCTCCTCGCCGCCGCCCTCAGCGGCTCGCTCCCGCTGCTGGCGCTCACGCTGCTGATCGCCGGCATGGCGACCGCCCCGACCATGGTCACGACCATGACGCTGGTGCAGCGGCGCAGCCCCGAGGGCCGGCTGAACGAGGGCATGACCCTCGCGGTGACCGGCCTGCTCGGCGGGATCGCCTGCGGCTCGGCGGCCGGCGGCTCGCTGGTGGACCACCTCTCGCCCACGGCCGGGTTCGGGGTG